The Desmonostoc muscorum LEGE 12446 genome includes a region encoding these proteins:
- a CDS encoding tetratricopeptide repeat-containing S1 family peptidase, whose translation MNLQFISSKFADTVISGSACFAAIVFVQSAAFAAKSSQEIAQYANTITVQVNRPAGVGAGLASDGSGFIIKREGNTYIVLTCNHVINPSDGPKPVRIRTNDGLSHIINPTSVKSLGTNTKGSNDLALFTFNSDKDYAVAELRSPNQAKLGSKAFIFGYPVNNDLNRIAENRVYDFQSGTIWESKDASLSDGGYSLQYAAQTAGGMSGGPVLDVDAKVIGVHGKADTETDVKQLQSGDQLTTDIKSGISAAVPIESAIILSQQIGIYGLKVDTSASTDNPKQRITNPQEPNDFLARGLSQTSNNRTLAINDFSQAIALDPKNSMAYYNRGNTRYDMGDKQGALADYNEAIRFNPYHANAYYNRGVVRYYLGDKQGAIADFTVALHFSPDDILAYYSRGSVFRTMRDGRGTFADFDQVVRLAPHLPESYYNRALARAFFNDRQGIVADFTQAIALNPRFSNAYINRSQTMRRLGQLPAAIQDLNTVLSYEPNNAIAIYQRGLFRRDAGDRQGAFADLQRAADLFQQARDTANYQKAMYAIQRLQSSPPTFPPSQPNYRQPGGEITPGSINQAI comes from the coding sequence ATGAACCTACAATTTATTAGCTCTAAGTTTGCTGATACTGTAATTAGTGGATCTGCTTGTTTTGCAGCAATAGTATTCGTTCAATCTGCCGCTTTTGCTGCTAAATCTTCTCAGGAAATTGCCCAATATGCTAACACCATTACCGTGCAAGTAAACAGACCTGCTGGAGTTGGTGCTGGTTTAGCAAGTGATGGTTCTGGATTTATTATCAAGCGCGAGGGAAACACTTACATTGTCCTAACTTGCAATCATGTTATTAATCCATCGGACGGTCCAAAACCAGTGAGAATTCGCACCAACGATGGACTTTCTCATATCATTAATCCCACAAGCGTGAAAAGTTTAGGAACTAACACTAAAGGGAGTAACGATTTAGCCTTATTTACTTTTAATAGCGACAAAGACTATGCAGTTGCAGAATTAAGAAGTCCTAATCAAGCAAAATTGGGCAGTAAGGCGTTTATTTTTGGTTATCCAGTTAACAATGATTTAAACAGAATTGCTGAAAATCGTGTTTATGATTTCCAATCAGGAACGATTTGGGAATCCAAAGATGCGAGTTTGAGCGATGGTGGGTACTCGTTGCAATATGCCGCTCAAACAGCAGGTGGGATGAGTGGGGGTCCAGTGTTAGATGTGGATGCGAAAGTAATTGGGGTTCATGGTAAAGCTGACACAGAAACAGATGTTAAGCAACTCCAATCGGGGGATCAATTAACAACAGATATTAAATCAGGAATTAGTGCAGCAGTTCCCATTGAAAGTGCAATCATTCTATCTCAGCAGATTGGAATTTATGGTTTGAAGGTAGACACTTCTGCCAGTACAGATAACCCCAAGCAACGGATAACAAATCCTCAAGAACCTAATGATTTCTTAGCACGGGGACTGTCTCAAACAAGTAATAATCGTACCTTAGCAATTAATGATTTTAGCCAAGCGATCGCTCTCGATCCTAAAAATAGTATGGCTTATTACAATCGTGGTAATACTCGATACGATATGGGTGATAAACAAGGGGCGCTTGCTGACTATAATGAGGCCATTCGCTTTAACCCCTATCATGCCAATGCTTACTATAACAGAGGGGTAGTGCGATATTATCTCGGCGATAAGCAAGGTGCAATTGCAGACTTTACCGTTGCCCTACATTTCTCTCCTGATGATATTTTGGCTTACTATAGCCGGGGATCTGTATTTCGCACTATGAGAGACGGGCGCGGTACATTTGCCGATTTTGACCAGGTTGTTCGCCTTGCACCTCATCTGCCTGAGTCTTATTATAACCGCGCCCTGGCTCGTGCCTTTTTTAACGATCGCCAAGGAATTGTTGCTGATTTCACTCAAGCGATCGCTCTCAACCCCCGATTTAGCAACGCCTACATCAATCGCTCCCAGACAATGCGCCGTTTGGGACAGTTACCCGCAGCGATTCAGGATTTAAACACGGTGCTGAGTTACGAGCCAAATAATGCCATAGCCATTTACCAACGTGGTTTGTTCCGACGCGATGCTGGCGATCGTCAAGGTGCATTTGCCGATTTACAAAGAGCAGCTGATTTATTCCAGCAAGCTAGGGATACCGCTAATTACCAAAAAGCAATGTACGCAATTCAACGCTTGCAGTCATCACCTCCTACTTTCCCTCCTAGTCAACCAAACTACAGACAACCAGGTGGTGAAATTACCCCAGGTAGCATAAATCAAGCTATTTAG
- a CDS encoding COP23 domain-containing protein yields the protein MKFKWPSQILMSAIALSGVMVSPVMAQYPPIQQPPVYPGVQSSPVYPGVQPPPVYPGVQSSPVYPGVQPPPVYPGVQVFPVYPPIQPPPVYPPIQPSAFSSTSFVCGQIGGSPATLVQVNGQTLLLPLIIWETASYDMSPEQRCQAVSWQMTRAVAQNGGKLSNLLLATGKINGYNVICFVNAAESCKSENVIMTLLRRENARNPGNVLTRIIRFGRYGTGLNVIESGGFTGGVVGEAEIIPTAVSIEEAINQLVNESGGMPTAPAPGGYTAPAPGGYTAPAPGGYTAPAPGGYTAPAPGGGPI from the coding sequence ATGAAATTCAAGTGGCCCTCTCAAATTTTGATGAGTGCGATCGCGCTTTCTGGTGTTATGGTGTCTCCCGTAATGGCACAGTATCCACCAATACAACAACCTCCAGTATATCCAGGAGTACAATCATCTCCAGTATATCCAGGAGTACAACCACCTCCAGTATATCCAGGAGTACAATCATCTCCAGTATATCCAGGAGTACAACCACCTCCAGTATATCCAGGAGTACAAGTATTTCCAGTATATCCACCAATACAACCACCTCCAGTATATCCACCAATACAACCATCAGCATTTTCTTCCACCTCCTTTGTCTGCGGTCAAATAGGAGGCTCACCAGCCACACTTGTTCAAGTGAACGGTCAAACACTACTATTGCCCCTAATCATTTGGGAAACGGCAAGTTATGATATGTCACCCGAACAACGGTGTCAGGCGGTTTCCTGGCAAATGACAAGAGCAGTAGCACAAAATGGTGGCAAATTGAGTAACTTGCTGCTGGCGACTGGTAAGATCAATGGTTACAACGTAATTTGTTTTGTTAATGCTGCCGAAAGTTGCAAATCCGAGAACGTGATCATGACCTTGCTCAGAAGGGAAAATGCTCGCAATCCTGGTAACGTCTTAACCCGAATTATCCGGTTTGGTAGATACGGTACAGGTTTAAATGTAATTGAAAGCGGTGGCTTTACAGGTGGTGTAGTTGGTGAGGCAGAAATTATTCCCACTGCTGTCAGCATCGAGGAAGCTATTAATCAACTAGTCAATGAATCCGGCGGAATGCCTACTGCCCCTGCTCCTGGAGGTTATACTGCTCCTGCTCCTGGAGGTTATACTGCTCCTGCTCCTGGAGGTTATACTGCTCCTGCTCCTGGAGGCTATACTGCTCCTGCTCCTGGTGGTGGCCCCATCTAG
- a CDS encoding sigma-70 family RNA polymerase sigma factor, which yields MRPRQNISEIFSTFIQFEADRFNCWVYDAKLRRSIQNCLVQISETKHSESFWAIYWHKNWQNQPNSLAEAHLSAYLQETCYWSAQRTIPQIASVQCTLSDCFQIAIAEVPKILKACDPDQKASLKSYSNVAFGNVIRDALRQKQEIDFCNDWALLLKLSRKRLQESLQNAGLTDETIARYLLAWKCFADGYILGKSPQARKLQRPEQDTWEAIAQLYNRDRLTQLNPPGTESNAQTLEKWLLLSAKHARSYLYPVVSSLNAPKTGQADSELQDDLPDTTQNESLLADLIATEEADIQKNQQQEIHNLLITTLAKLSPQSQQLLELYYQQGLTQQQIAKQQQIQQYQVSRQLAKTRESLLLAIAKWSQETMHISPTSNVVKHISAVLEEWLQNYFRNLEPHSSKEQ from the coding sequence ATGCGTCCTCGCCAGAACATTTCGGAAATATTTTCGACTTTCATCCAATTTGAAGCCGATCGCTTCAACTGTTGGGTATATGATGCCAAACTACGGCGCAGTATCCAAAATTGCTTGGTACAAATATCTGAAACGAAACACTCGGAAAGTTTTTGGGCAATTTACTGGCATAAAAACTGGCAAAATCAGCCTAACTCTCTAGCTGAGGCGCATCTTTCGGCTTATCTGCAAGAAACCTGTTATTGGTCAGCGCAAAGGACGATTCCTCAAATTGCTAGTGTGCAGTGTACCTTGTCTGACTGTTTTCAAATAGCGATCGCAGAAGTACCAAAAATTCTCAAAGCTTGCGATCCTGACCAAAAAGCCAGCCTCAAAAGCTACAGCAATGTGGCTTTTGGCAATGTGATTCGGGATGCTTTGCGGCAAAAACAAGAAATAGATTTTTGTAACGATTGGGCACTGCTACTAAAATTGAGCCGCAAGCGACTACAGGAATCTTTACAAAATGCTGGGCTAACAGATGAAACTATTGCCCGTTACTTGTTAGCGTGGAAATGTTTTGCCGATGGTTACATTCTGGGTAAATCACCACAAGCGCGGAAGTTGCAAAGACCCGAACAAGATACATGGGAAGCAATTGCTCAACTTTATAACCGCGATCGCTTAACACAACTTAATCCACCAGGGACAGAATCCAACGCCCAAACTCTAGAAAAGTGGTTGCTGTTATCTGCAAAACACGCACGTTCTTATTTATATCCTGTGGTTTCTTCACTCAATGCCCCGAAAACAGGTCAAGCAGATAGTGAATTACAAGATGATTTACCAGATACTACTCAAAATGAATCTTTATTAGCAGATTTAATTGCCACAGAAGAAGCAGATATTCAAAAAAATCAACAACAAGAAATCCACAATCTATTAATTACTACCCTGGCAAAACTGTCTCCCCAATCACAACAATTACTGGAATTGTACTATCAACAAGGACTGACTCAACAACAAATTGCTAAACAACAGCAAATCCAGCAATATCAAGTATCGCGGCAATTGGCGAAAACGAGAGAGTCTTTATTACTGGCGATCGCCAAATGGAGTCAAGAAACAATGCATATTTCTCCAACTTCCAACGTGGTTAAACATATCAGTGCAGTATTAGAGGAATGGTTACAAAATTATTTCCGTAATTTAGAACCTCACTCCTCAAAGGAGCAGTAG
- a CDS encoding DUF1822 family protein — protein sequence MSSFCVPPTQLWLEVSLEVQNQSWLQSQSSVSPRGRWNAFLNQVCISTFLPWLQAEYVPEATIDTLPITWELVNGTAINIDTKRLILIPDKSLETREFSVPQEWIDIPQWAGDYYLAVQVNPDGQWMRIWGYTTHEQLKNQGSYDSQERTYSLDANQMIEDLNVLWVVRQLYPEEQTQTAIAALPILSATQVENLWQRLESSTNPRLELPFEIWGALLNSEDWPQRYTQNPALVNLRQWFQNIVADSWQTIETFLGTQPDFAFSFRQVTDVAEQSIQRVREIELPNSNQAVVLMLTLTAEIDNRVGIRAQLYHKKRNFYLPINISLTLISASGEIVQSVQARETDNSIQLKRFKCPQNTRFTLQVVLDDFNFMEEFES from the coding sequence ATGTCATCATTTTGTGTTCCTCCGACTCAACTGTGGTTAGAGGTGTCTTTGGAAGTTCAAAATCAATCTTGGCTGCAAAGCCAGTCTAGTGTTAGTCCCCGTGGCCGTTGGAATGCCTTTCTAAATCAAGTATGCATTAGCACCTTTCTGCCTTGGTTGCAAGCAGAATACGTACCAGAAGCTACTATTGATACATTGCCAATAACTTGGGAACTGGTCAACGGCACTGCTATAAATATCGATACAAAACGCTTGATTTTAATTCCAGATAAAAGCCTAGAAACTAGAGAATTTTCTGTACCACAAGAATGGATAGATATTCCTCAATGGGCAGGAGATTATTATTTAGCAGTACAAGTCAATCCCGATGGTCAATGGATGAGAATTTGGGGTTATACCACCCATGAGCAGTTAAAAAATCAAGGTAGCTACGATTCCCAAGAACGGACTTATTCTTTAGATGCCAATCAAATGATTGAGGATTTGAATGTACTTTGGGTAGTACGTCAACTATATCCTGAAGAACAAACACAAACAGCGATTGCTGCTTTGCCTATTTTATCAGCTACTCAAGTAGAAAATCTCTGGCAAAGATTAGAAAGTTCAACAAATCCTCGCTTGGAATTGCCCTTTGAAATTTGGGGAGCCTTGTTAAACAGCGAAGACTGGCCACAAAGATATACACAGAACCCAGCACTTGTTAACTTGCGTCAGTGGTTCCAAAATATAGTTGCAGATAGCTGGCAAACAATAGAAACCTTCCTGGGTACACAGCCAGATTTTGCCTTTAGCTTTCGCCAGGTTACTGATGTGGCTGAGCAATCAATCCAACGAGTTAGGGAGATTGAGTTACCAAACAGCAATCAAGCTGTAGTGTTAATGTTAACATTGACAGCAGAAATAGATAATAGAGTAGGAATTCGTGCCCAGTTGTATCATAAAAAACGCAATTTCTATCTACCTATAAATATTAGTTTGACATTGATTTCTGCTTCCGGAGAAATTGTCCAATCAGTGCAAGCAAGGGAAACAGATAATTCAATCCAACTCAAGCGATTTAAATGTCCCCAAAACACGCGATTTACTCTTCAGGTTGTTTTAGATGATTTCAACTTTATGGAAGAGTTTGAAAGTTAG
- a CDS encoding CHASE2 domain-containing protein has protein sequence MSKLIVLNLGKGNLHQGFPTIAAQLWQTDTPTPMQFTGGLPAAPQLEHLYQRWQQMYTALYASLGWRSRNIADFEIDEEDVTHISQGEFDNLCQELQQSLNTWLNSSLFLNIDRKLRTQLLPTEEIRCIITAQSPQVLKLPWCLWQFFSDYPQAEIALSPPEYARSVKTNPKKAKGKVRILAILGDRHGIDIEKDQNLLRQLPNAELKFLVEPNRSQITEQLWESGWDILFFAGHSSSQGKGRMLLNSGESLTIEQLKYGLQKAIAQGLQLAIFNSCDGLGLAQDLADLHLPQVVVMREPVPDRVAQEFLKHLLALFSRGKTLYTAVREARERLQSLEHDFPCATWLPVICQNPAEISPTWQDLCGGRLGLYLPRPNFRQLPLVFLNSFSVTLLIVLIRLFGGLQPPELEAFDQLMQLRPKEQPDSRILVITVTDQDIQAQGKEPRQGSLSDKYLNLLLTKLEQYQPAAIGLDIYRDFPVSTNQPELAKRMQKSDRLIAICKRADPKYDPTGISPPPEIPETRLGFSDFLEDNDGVVRRHLLAMTPNPISSSCTPASAFSVQLAFLYLKKQGITAKFTPNWDLQLGNKTFPRLQNQTGGYQFIDTEGSQILLNYRFSPSVQAIAPQITLTQVLNGQINPNALKNRIILIGVTSNSSSDYWYTPDSKNPSEIIPGVIIQAQMVSQILSAALDQRPLLWVWSQWGDICWVWGWSLTGGLLAWYLRKIAYVSIAVTAALVILFGLCSLVLTQGGWIPLVPPMISLLLSSTIFFLIAKKLQKL, from the coding sequence ATGAGTAAACTGATCGTCCTCAACTTAGGAAAAGGAAACTTACACCAAGGGTTTCCCACGATCGCTGCTCAACTTTGGCAAACGGATACTCCCACTCCCATGCAATTTACAGGTGGATTACCTGCTGCACCACAATTGGAGCATCTTTATCAACGTTGGCAACAAATGTATACAGCTTTGTATGCTAGTTTGGGTTGGCGCAGTCGCAACATTGCAGATTTTGAAATTGATGAGGAAGACGTTACCCATATTTCCCAAGGCGAGTTTGACAACCTCTGCCAAGAATTACAACAAAGTTTAAATACATGGCTAAATAGTTCACTGTTTCTCAATATTGACCGGAAACTACGTACTCAACTGTTACCCACAGAAGAAATTCGTTGCATAATTACTGCCCAATCGCCACAGGTTTTAAAGCTTCCTTGGTGTCTGTGGCAGTTTTTCAGTGATTATCCACAAGCAGAAATCGCCCTGAGTCCGCCAGAATATGCCCGTTCTGTGAAAACAAATCCTAAAAAGGCTAAAGGTAAAGTCAGAATCTTAGCAATTTTAGGCGATCGCCACGGCATTGATATCGAAAAAGACCAAAATTTACTTCGGCAATTACCTAATGCTGAACTCAAATTTTTAGTTGAACCCAACCGTTCCCAAATCACAGAACAATTATGGGAGTCAGGTTGGGACATTCTTTTTTTTGCGGGGCATAGTTCCAGCCAAGGAAAAGGGCGAATGCTGCTGAATTCTGGCGAAAGTTTAACCATTGAACAATTAAAGTATGGTTTACAAAAGGCGATCGCTCAAGGTTTGCAGCTAGCAATTTTTAACTCTTGTGATGGTTTGGGATTAGCACAAGATTTGGCCGATTTACATTTACCCCAAGTAGTTGTCATGCGCGAACCCGTACCAGATCGGGTAGCGCAGGAATTTTTGAAGCACTTGTTGGCACTTTTTTCACGGGGCAAAACTTTATATACAGCCGTCAGGGAGGCCAGAGAAAGATTACAATCTCTAGAACATGATTTTCCCTGCGCCACTTGGTTACCTGTAATTTGTCAAAACCCAGCGGAAATTTCCCCCACCTGGCAGGATCTCTGCGGTGGTCGGTTGGGTTTATATCTGCCGCGTCCGAATTTCAGACAGTTACCACTGGTTTTTTTAAATAGCTTCAGTGTGACTTTACTTATCGTATTAATACGGTTATTCGGTGGACTGCAACCGCCAGAACTAGAAGCATTTGACCAATTAATGCAACTGCGACCCAAAGAACAGCCAGACTCGCGGATTTTAGTAATAACTGTTACCGACCAAGATATTCAAGCCCAAGGAAAGGAACCGCGCCAAGGTTCTCTATCCGACAAGTATCTCAATCTGCTACTAACCAAACTGGAACAATACCAGCCAGCAGCTATTGGTCTAGATATATACCGAGATTTTCCCGTAAGTACCAACCAACCAGAACTAGCCAAGCGGATGCAAAAAAGCGATCGCCTGATTGCAATTTGCAAACGCGCCGATCCAAAATACGATCCCACAGGCATTTCACCCCCGCCAGAAATACCAGAAACACGGCTGGGTTTTAGCGATTTTCTTGAAGACAACGATGGTGTAGTTCGCCGTCATTTGTTGGCAATGACTCCCAACCCGATTTCGTCAAGTTGCACTCCGGCTTCTGCCTTTAGTGTGCAGCTAGCATTTCTTTATCTGAAAAAACAGGGAATTACAGCCAAATTTACCCCAAATTGGGATTTACAACTGGGAAATAAAACTTTCCCACGCTTACAAAATCAGACTGGCGGTTATCAGTTCATAGATACCGAAGGTAGTCAGATTTTACTAAATTATCGTTTTTCGCCCTCAGTGCAAGCGATCGCACCCCAAATCACCCTCACCCAAGTCTTGAACGGACAAATTAACCCCAATGCCCTGAAAAACCGGATTATTCTCATTGGTGTCACCAGTAATAGTAGTAGCGATTACTGGTATACGCCAGACAGTAAAAACCCTTCAGAAATCATCCCAGGCGTAATTATTCAGGCACAGATGGTGAGCCAAATACTCAGTGCTGCTTTAGACCAAAGACCCTTGTTATGGGTTTGGAGCCAATGGGGTGATATTTGCTGGGTTTGGGGTTGGTCTTTGACAGGTGGTTTACTGGCTTGGTATCTTCGCAAAATAGCTTACGTCAGTATTGCCGTAACCGCAGCATTAGTTATTCTGTTTGGACTTTGCTCCCTCGTGTTGACTCAAGGTGGCTGGATACCTTTAGTACCACCGATGATTTCTTTGTTACTTAGTAGTACTATATTTTTCTTGATCGCCAAAAAATTACAGAAATTGTAG
- a CDS encoding DUF928 domain-containing protein, producing MKKLLWFHTTTLISTLTLGIFNPPGNWDVQAQTLTPTNKITYVAPTLQEKPGEPRGRRRGGGSRGSCKQYETLTALVPITKTATKDLVWGQSVSQTPTFWFFVPDKLSPKVPVEFVIQDEADNYVYHTKFNPPETQSGIFSLPVKPTTPLVAGKSYTWTFSIYCDPDKPSAAVYVQGSMTQMALNPSWRQQLEAAKTPLARASFFAEHGIWYDALTTLGESLKDTKHKDPKIASAWMDLLKQVNLVQSGTDAIASCCISK from the coding sequence ATGAAAAAGCTACTTTGGTTTCACACTACCACCTTGATATCTACACTTACCTTGGGTATTTTTAATCCACCTGGAAATTGGGATGTACAGGCTCAAACCCTAACACCTACAAACAAAATCACCTATGTTGCACCAACATTACAGGAAAAGCCAGGAGAACCCAGAGGAAGACGTAGAGGTGGAGGTAGTCGTGGTTCCTGTAAGCAGTATGAAACTCTGACAGCTTTAGTACCCATAACGAAGACAGCAACTAAAGATTTAGTATGGGGACAATCAGTATCTCAAACCCCAACATTTTGGTTTTTTGTACCTGATAAGTTAAGCCCCAAAGTCCCTGTTGAATTTGTAATTCAAGACGAAGCAGATAATTACGTTTATCATACAAAATTTAATCCACCAGAAACACAATCAGGAATTTTTAGCCTACCTGTAAAACCTACAACACCTTTAGTAGCTGGTAAATCTTATACTTGGACTTTTTCTATTTATTGCGATCCTGATAAGCCATCTGCTGCTGTTTATGTGCAAGGTTCAATGACACAAATGGCTCTCAACCCATCATGGCGACAACAACTTGAAGCAGCTAAAACACCATTGGCAAGAGCTAGTTTTTTTGCTGAGCATGGTATTTGGTATGATGCTTTAACAACTTTGGGAGAAAGTTTAAAAGATACTAAACACAAAGATCCAAAAATTGCATCAGCTTGGATGGATCTACTCAAACAAGTTAACTTAGTTCAGTCTGGTACAGATGCGATCGCATCTTGTTGTATTTCAAAATAA
- a CDS encoding metallophosphoesterase — protein MSKNKIVVLSDIHIGTNSPTNWYQQNFHEPYLSAILDYVIKNAADIQELILLGDIFDFWTYPPDRQPPSYIDTLNANPNILGINGKLSQALTALEGRVIYLNGNHDINVTQSDLQQIQNSAGYQIKYYSDPIYYFQTAAGKKIAFTHGHTFTLFNAPDTQTPLSPLPVGFFVTRSVGYQLNKTLKPGQTVADLPGQGSPNGINLDALASLIWNAISSISSGSFNLVDTVLNYIMKVTGMPENEPIILPDGQTTTIAQAKTTYSNLQNQWISDWGGGDDGILALVKSAIADLNGTYIAWFAQQSALTSGSDLIVLGHTHTPKQGLTNGLVQYTNDGFECPSSPDIPSQTFTFSVVDTDNCQASLYQVVKQNNDYQISSFSAPPDSVINSPSSDFSSYIIIDNTNGKSTLNLTNSTKISGHYVVAPPKQISPGQQGKFWLQDYPGLVGSQGTATYSLGNQSLELTYACPTTWFNSCSGANFYTSNDGVNWGELNQIQKSGHPFFVKFVL, from the coding sequence ATGTCAAAGAATAAAATTGTTGTCTTAAGTGACATCCATATTGGGACAAATAGTCCTACAAACTGGTATCAACAAAACTTCCATGAACCTTATTTATCAGCCATTCTAGACTATGTAATCAAGAATGCTGCTGACATTCAAGAGCTAATCTTACTCGGCGACATATTCGATTTCTGGACTTACCCCCCCGATCGCCAACCCCCTAGCTACATTGATACCCTAAACGCTAATCCCAATATTTTGGGAATCAATGGAAAGTTAAGTCAAGCTTTGACGGCTTTAGAAGGAAGAGTGATTTATCTCAATGGCAATCATGATATCAATGTCACTCAAAGCGATTTGCAGCAAATTCAAAATTCAGCGGGTTATCAAATCAAGTATTATTCCGATCCGATTTATTATTTCCAAACTGCCGCAGGCAAAAAAATTGCTTTTACTCATGGGCATACCTTTACCCTGTTTAATGCTCCTGATACCCAAACTCCGCTCAGTCCGTTACCCGTGGGCTTTTTTGTCACTCGCTCAGTAGGTTATCAGTTAAACAAAACACTAAAACCCGGACAAACTGTTGCTGATTTACCTGGTCAAGGCTCTCCTAATGGTATAAATTTAGATGCGTTAGCCTCCTTAATTTGGAACGCTATTTCTTCTATTTCTTCTGGTTCATTCAACTTAGTGGATACGGTTCTTAACTACATAATGAAAGTGACCGGAATGCCAGAAAATGAGCCAATTATTTTACCTGATGGTCAAACAACGACTATCGCACAAGCCAAAACTACGTACAGTAATTTGCAAAATCAGTGGATCTCTGATTGGGGAGGGGGGGATGATGGTATCTTAGCCCTTGTAAAATCCGCGATCGCCGATTTAAATGGAACTTATATTGCGTGGTTTGCCCAACAATCTGCCCTAACATCTGGCTCAGATTTGATTGTTTTAGGACATACCCATACCCCCAAGCAGGGTCTCACCAATGGATTAGTGCAATATACTAATGATGGTTTTGAATGTCCTTCATCCCCTGATATTCCCTCACAAACTTTTACTTTCTCAGTGGTAGATACAGACAACTGCCAAGCTAGTCTTTATCAAGTAGTTAAGCAGAATAATGACTATCAAATAAGCTCCTTTTCTGCTCCTCCAGACTCAGTTATTAATTCACCGTCATCAGATTTTTCCTCTTATATTATTATTGACAACACCAATGGAAAATCAACATTGAATTTAACTAATTCCACGAAAATTAGCGGTCATTATGTTGTCGCTCCTCCTAAGCAAATTTCGCCAGGGCAACAAGGAAAGTTCTGGCTACAGGATTATCCTGGTTTAGTCGGTTCACAAGGTACCGCAACCTATTCATTAGGAAACCAATCTTTAGAATTGACCTATGCTTGTCCTACTACCTGGTTCAACAGTTGCTCTGGTGCTAACTTCTACACGAGTAATGATGGAGTGAATTGGGGAGAACTTAATCAAATCCAAAAGAGCGGTCATCCCTTTTTCGTGAAGTTTGTTTTGTAA